The stretch of DNA GGCCACGAATAGTAGAGCGATCGCCAAGAAAAAGCCCAGTAAAAATTTAATCAGTCCAAGCAGGCGCATAGCGTCAGTCCGCAGAAAAACAACTAGGGTGAGATGCGAGGGCCCAGCCCACCTCGGGAAGCCAGACGGGCTTTGCCAGCAGCGGCCCAGTCTTGTAGAGCCTGGATTTGCTCTTGGGCGGTGCGGGCTAGGGGCACGATTTGGCTGGCGGCTTCGAGAATGTCATCGGTGGTGAAGTCGCGGTTTTGGCTGAAGCCAATGTGCATCGCTTCGATCAGGATCTGCTCGATTTCTGCACCGGAAAAGTCGGGGGTTTCGTAGGCGAGGCGATCGAGATCGTAGGTTTTAAGGGTATGCGATCGCAAGCGAGACAGGTGAACCGTAAAGATTGCGTTACGCTCCTCCTGGGTGGGCAGCCCCACAAAGAAGATTTCATCAAAGCGACCCCGGCGCAGCAGTTCTGGCGGCAAGGCCTGGATATTATTGGCGGTGGCAACGACGAAGACGGGCGATCGCTTCTCGGCCATCCAGGTGATAAATGTGCCAAAGACGCGGCTGGTGGTACCGCCATCGCTGCGGCCGTCTAGCCCGGTAAAGGCCTTGTCAATTTCATCAATCCACAGGACGCAGGGAGCCAGGGCCTCGGCTAGCTGCACCATCTGCCGGGTGCGAGACTCCGATTCTCCCACCAAACCTGCAAACAGCCGTCCCACGTCCAGCCGCAGCAGGGGTAGGTGCCAGTGGTGGGCGATCGCTTTGGCGGTGAGAGATTTCCCGGTGCCCTGAATGCCCACCAGCAGCAACCCGCGAGGATAGGGCAGGCCATACTGACGAGCCTTGTCTGAGAAAGCATTGCCGCGCCGCAGCAGCCAGTCTTTGAGGTTATCCAGTCCGCCAA from Candidatus Obscuribacterales bacterium encodes:
- a CDS encoding AAA family ATPase; amino-acid sequence: MTFRDEFELLLRARYPLIYIPTVEEERVEQAIADCAKQQGNRSIYTWDFVDGYQGNPNDTGFGRRNPLQALELIEKLPASAPAIFILRDFHRFLDDVSISRKLRNLMRLLKSQPKNLVIVAPQITIPDDLRDAFTVLEFSLPNAEEISEEIQRLMLGLGQRLSDTVLDDLVRASQGLSLERIRRVLARAIASHGQLLPEDVDLVLEEKRQTIRQTQILDFYPAQEEMSDIGGLDNLKDWLLRRGNAFSDKARQYGLPYPRGLLLVGIQGTGKSLTAKAIAHHWHLPLLRLDVGRLFAGLVGESESRTRQMVQLAEALAPCVLWIDEIDKAFTGLDGRSDGGTTSRVFGTFITWMAEKRSPVFVVATANNIQALPPELLRRGRFDEIFFVGLPTQEERNAIFTVHLSRLRSHTLKTYDLDRLAYETPDFSGAEIEQILIEAMHIGFSQNRDFTTDDILEAASQIVPLARTAQEQIQALQDWAAAGKARLASRGGLGPRISP